One Drosophila gunungcola strain Sukarami chromosome 2R unlocalized genomic scaffold, Dgunungcola_SK_2 000004F, whole genome shotgun sequence genomic window, ttaaagctatctgcatgaaactttcccaaaagttgtctttctattgcaggtagtatataagtcggaacgagccggatcggacggactatagcatatagctcccataggaacaatcggaaaaataaatgaaaaaaaattataactttgctgttttttaattttttgtttagttcttcgacatatagtaatggtaaaatatttccgatttacggtttaaatttcatcaaaatcggacgactatagcatatagctcccataggaacaatcggaaaaataaatgaaaaaaattataactttgctgttttttaattttttgtttagttcttcgagatatagtaatggtttaatatttaaaaattacggttttaatttcattaaaatcggacgactatagcatatagctcccataggaacaatcggaaaaataaatgaaaaaaaattataacttttctgttttttaattttttgtttagttcttcgacatatagcattATTTTGTTCTACTATCTTGCATACTACTTTCCTTATATATTGGTAAAATTAACACGAATCCCAACTACTTTAAAATTCTATTACAAAAATGATCTTTTAAAAGCTGTtttggaaatataaatatgtgaGGAAATTAAGTCTTTCAGTAAGTAACTTCCCTTTCAACAAAAAGTTacaactttattaaattttcaaaattattaatatgaaGAGGCACAGATCCTTGTTAGGATGGTCAAAAGAATCTAACAATCTTAACAATAGTAAGGACTTTGGATGGATTCATCCTGAAAATGACATTCTTTTTTcactgcatttaaaaaaggttAGAACTGACTTTACAAACGCCATTAAATTGCttcaaacttttatttttaattgtataagtttttattggaaaattgttgtattaaaagttaaattttttataaatacgttaaaaaattttgaaaaatgaaaccTTTGCttgagaaattgtattttttttcttttgtttgaatttaaaatttaatttaaaaatttttaaattgtcatTGGTTACCAGCCCACTGTGAGTCctgcgagagagagagagtacaCATTCTCGCTCTCGCTTTGAGGTCCTGTCTCTCTGTTTCCCTGGGCTTTGTGTTTCGTTGACTGCCGGCTGGCGCGTCGCTGCTTGTTGAGCTcccaactgctgctgcttctgttgCTGCTCCTGCAGGATTTGGGGATTTCGGGCATTCGGGGTCCGTGGCATCCGCAGTGAGGACGCGTCGCAGGCGCCGTTCAGTGTCAAAGTCAGTTGTGCCTGAGCTTGTGCCAGAGACAGTCAGTTTGTTGCGCTGCGAGTCTGCCATTTAGCTGGTTTCCGCTTCCGGTTCCGTGCGAGTTCTTTGGCTGATAACCTGTGGTTGTGCACCTTTTTCTAACGACTTTtgtaaacaaagaaaaacttttttcaaggAATAACATTAGACCAGCGTATttttctaaacatttttaagcaaaaaaaggTTTCGTCTCGTGAAAGTCAAAGTGCAAATTGGCCCAGAAACAACAAGTATAGTTCCATAAACTAGTTTCCAACTTGCTACTGTgggtgtgtctgtgtgtgttaGTTGgatcgtgtgtgtgtgtgtgcaattgattaaacaaaataagggTAACCTAGGCCAACTGAAAGCGGAGAGACCCCACCAAAATCCGCGGACTAAATATCCGAATCCGAGTGAATCCCAATCCAGAAAGATGGGCTGCAACACTAGCCAGGAGCTGAAGACCAAGGATGGCTCGGCCATCGATGCGGTCAGCAATGGCGATGCGGAGCCAAGTGCTCCTCCCCTGGACGGCGAGTCCTCCTCCAAGTCGTCAGCGAACAATCACACAAATCACGCCAAATCCAGTTCAATTATCTCCAATGGCGATGCGAAGGCGGCCAACGGGGGCGGCGGCGTCGGCGGGGGGAGTGGCAAGTCGGAAGCAACAAATGGCATTGACCGGCCCTGCGACAAGGCGGCAATCACGGAGCtcaacgacgacgacgaggacgaaGGTAAGGCGGGCTCAATCTTCGATATTCAATACATTCATATCAACACCTATTTAACATTCGGTGTGactgtgtgggtgtgggtgcaCTCGGAAAAAACGAACCCCAGATTGTGTTTTAATCaagagatatttttttattttgctatcTATCTTTCGAactataatttacaaaaaacatCGTTCTTTAGTTTCGTtacgaaaaataaaactttgccAATCTAAAATTCTGAAACAAAGATGtttaattgatatttataattgataatatttgcttaatatttaaagacaaagtatttttaatcttttaaaatgtttttttaggcAGTACCAATATTATTCTTTTCTTATATAATACGTCGTTAACTAAATAAACCTGCTGGTATAAAATAGTGCAGTTAATTCATTAACGAATTAAACGTGCTGAAATGAAAGATTGTagtaaattaagaaattaaaaaaagatttatttttatcctaAAAGAACTTGTTGACTATTGCAAAATTAGTTGTTTATAGTTctcaatttaaactttaataacTTCTAATAGGGACACTGAAACAAGTTTAATTGACAAGTTACTAGTAGTCAAGACTTATTTTTCTCCGAGTGTGTTGTGTGTGCGGATGAAAGGAAATCCTGTGACCAGGGGTTTCAGCCTTATTTACTGTATCAACACGCTGGGCGTTCTCCGTTATCGCAGTCGCCTTTTTGCTCgcacttttccatttttcagCTCAGCTTTTCCTGTTTCCCCTCTCCTCCCGTGCTTAATGGTGTCGCAAATATGAATTGTTTAACTGTACACGATTGTATATAAGGAGATGTATACATTTGTGTGTATACACTGCACTCCATTACAAGCCACTACGTCCGCAAGCATTTTTATACGCCAATGGCAAATTTGTGTAAGATCCTTAACTTTGTTAAGTAGCCGCCGCGTTGCCGGCCAGTCGCCTTGGGCACAGTTTTTCTTAATGCACGTTAAGGCAGTTCATGCTTCTGTTTATGTTATCTAATAAGCGTAGACGGAATTTACTTTTATGGCCAGCGATATGGGCCATATCATAAGACAAATTCCATAGCTTGCTTTTGGGGACACAAGTTGAGTTTACGACATATGAATCGGGAGTAGGGTGATAATAACGTTTACATTGGCCAAAAGAAAAGCTTTTAATACGTTTCATTGAGGGGAAAAGATCTTGAAGAGAAATAGTAGTGTGCCCTGTTAGGTCAGTTCACTGGAAATTTTCAGtaactattttaaaagcttCGATACATACTATTGAATAGAAAATATCTTAAAGAGTATTATTTATTGGGAATTGCTATGTTTCAATTTGCTCCTTTTACTAGCCATTtattataaactattttaactGCTTTCGAATTTTTACCACAGCAAAGGAActattaaatgaataaaatggTCAAAACAAATTGGTAAATCGGAATAATAATTGCTTTTGTTAAGCTGCTGTGTTCATATTTAATGGACTACTATTttctgcaaaaacaaaatataatacaattattttcaatttgctaTAAATTCAACTGCATTTTCACCTCAATAACTTTTTACTCATCCCAAGACTCGGACACAAAGTTCGGGTAATGCCATTTGCAAACCTCAAATAAGCAGAAACGAGCAccacaaacatttaattaatttttgcttttttttaagaactttgTGCGGTTTATTTGCTcctttttttgaaataatgaaaatatgaaaaaaccAACGAAGCCAAAAACGAGAGCATACATCGTTTCCAGAGAATGACTCATAAATTACCACAGCCAGCTTTCCCCAGTGGCAGGTGCAGTAACTGTTTGTTTAGCTGCCGTTTTCCGCACATTTTCCCGCTCGCTCCCTCTTTTCGTTTCCCAGTTTTTCCCAGAGGGAGTGCTGATAAATTGTATAGCGACACTTTATCAATGGCTGGTTGCACGGCGAAAGTTACCCAGAAAATTTGGCTCCCTGCTAATGccacaaattataattattgctTAGCAATTTCCCTGCTGCTGACtgcttttaatttgcgaatatatatattcgttATTCACGGCAGCTGCTCACCATATTTTCCGGATAATATTTTGCAAAGGGCTTAGCCAAACTTATTGTGGCTTTGTGAAATTTCAAGAATATCTCGAAATATAATGAACTTTCAGGAATTGAGGCTAagttagaaaatttaaatgagttCTTGAAGCCAACCATGGTTATTGaatattcaatttcatttGGGTTATAGtgtttcataaatatttgccagcaGCCTTTCGGATTCTTTATCTTTTTGCTTACCATAAAGTTACTTACTATAAAGTTTAGGAAGCTCTTCAAACTTTTTGGGTTTCCTCTGCAGAAGCATAAAAGAAAAGCTGggtaaaacataaaaagaaacTAAAGGAGAAACCCAAATCAACCATAAAACTGCCGCTCGGCTACGCCATTTATTCCGCCACCCAGAACACTTCGTATTACAAACACGTAGActgtatttcaatttcattccGGTTGCcagttaaacaaaattaaaagcataaatCCGCCGATGGTTAAGTCGAAACTGAGTTTACTGAGCACACTTTTTTGCGGCCTGTCAACTAATTAAGAAATGGCGATGACGACGcccattttatttcatttccttATGATCTTGGCTACGCCCAAAGCGGAATTACCTGAGAATTGTGAATGGGCCAGGAAGGATATAAATTGCCAATAAAGATGTCAACTCATGCAAAGTATAAGCCTAAACAAGCAGACACGAGACGAAGGGCGGCAGAACATGCTAAGTCCTTGCAAAGCTCCTTTTCAGACGCTTTTGCCTAATGTGAAATGCAAATAAGTGCCATCCAGTGTTTGGTGTTCCTGCTAGAGACAAGCAATTAAACTCTACATATACACTTACGGACAGAGGGAATTATCCTTAAAAGGTTATTTAACGTCTTAAGTCCGAAATATCTAAAAAGGATTTAATTGACACGTCTTGTTGATTAAAAATCAAGTCTTGTACTTAAACAGCTTAAAGAGtgtgattaaattatttgaatatttttattattattcatttctttgtttatttcattcaaaattttaagattttagttatagaattttattatcatataatcaatataaacaaaaatgttataaaactCTATATTCTCAACCATGTGAGTAACAAAATCCGATTTTCCGCGCACAAAAGCGCGCATTAGCGGCAGATTAAAAAGACTGCGGGCTTCTTCAAAGACATAAGGCAAAGACATAAGCTTTTTAATTGCGTTTATCGctgaaatttgcataattttaattaaatttttgacaaGTCCTGAAGCGTTTTCTATTCCCGCTTGAGGAGAGTGTACGTAACTTATTTCACTTGGTTAATTATGTAGCAACTTGTTTGTCCTGCTAACGTTCAAAATGTCCTGCTAATGTTCAACTAATTGAGAGTAAATACGATGTCCTACTTGCCAGCAAGCAGtcaatttgatttattgagTAAATGATTTTCTGTGGAAACACGTATTCTGTTTACACTTGCCATAAGGTGGGTGCGGCATTTGCTCGATTCCCGGTGGAAAGGTTGTCATGTTGATGAGGTGCGTGGCTGTTGTCGGTCTAATTAGCGCAATTCCTGTTCATGGGTGTGTCCTGTTGATAAGCTGTGGGTTACGAATGCGGACTAGGCGTTGCCATAGGCAAGGGTTGAGAATGTATTCAATTagttaaacacaaaaatttgttataattattagAAATGATACATAATCCTTGTTTTTATTCCTTTGTTAGCAATTTTTTCTAttctttaatgtatttttaatacaaacattttatttttcggttATGTTAGTAATACgcttataaattgtttttgtcatAGTATCCAATTAATACtccaacttttttaataaaagaccAAAGTATCGAAGCtataaaactttattgttaaacatttaaatttattatccaatcgttttaaagaaataaaaacacctTTTCCCCCTCCATTTTGCGTTGACAGTCTGAAAATcaataactataaaatattttcacgcCAAGATATCGAGAGTCGTTAAATTCTACCGGgcaaaagcattaaaattcaaatttagcAGAACGTTCACAGTCCATTTGGTTGGCAAGTCAGCCGTACCAATAACACGTATCCGCCGCGTTGGCCCAAcgcatttatttcaattttggcgCCGGAAAGAGAGAGGATCGTCCTGTCCTCGcctaaaaatactttttggcAATGGCCTTGCCCACAAATATGAATAATATGTGGGTCGTCAAGGGAGAGAGGCAGCGGCATATTTACACGAAAGAAATGCATAAAATTGGACACTGGGGCGGCATTAAAGAGCCAGACAAATGCCAGAAATGCGTGCCCGAATGATATTTAATATCTATGTCCGACTCCAGGATGGCCACAAATTGAAGAAAGTCGGCGCCAAGACAGGACAATTATGCATACCACAATGGGGTGGGGCAGAAAAGGGGAACTGGGCCATTAGAGCCCATTTATATGGATGGTGATGTGTGCGGCGGTGGTTCTAATGTCTGCGTGTTTGCCCTGCTAAAATGCCTTTTAAACAGGCGCGCAAAGCATTTCCTAAGCTCTGCAATTTGCGTCGCCTCACCATCGGAAATGATAAATTGACATTTGTCCGCCCTCTTTGCTGGCTGGATATCCGGTGTTTCCATCCAACTCCATCCAACTCGTCGGTTCAGGTTGGCTCGTCGTTATTATTGTCattgttctgtttttattgAAGCGCTTCCGCACTGACTGCTGATGCTGCCTCTGGGATTGCCGTGACATTCTTGTGCCACATAGCGTTCCGCGGAAGGATTTCGCTTATTGGACTTGAGATGTGTTCCTCTTCAAAATTCCTTTTAGGAATAGTCCTTGACTATTTCTTATTTGTATTATacatttgctttttgtttattcctaacaattttttttttttgcgatttgcAGTTatcagaaatttaaaatgtcaaatgattcacaaattattttaaaattcattttgcaagtaatttaagattttaaattttaaattaaatgacttaattcttttaaaggcataatattttatttaaagtttttagtttGGTAGACAAATTGTAATAATTGCTTAACTTACTATAAaagttatttgaaaattacttttataacATCTTGGTtgacacaaaataaaaattatttatatttttgttttccatgaatacattttactttacttttcccaaatttttataaataattattcatGTCCATTCATTGAtctaaataaatgaaaagaaagtGTAATCTTATTTAATATGAATCCTTTTCTtgccttattttatttttgcacttCCAGCAATTTCTATTTTAGGAAAAAACATGATTGTCTTCGAAGAGTTTACTTTCTGCGACTTTGTGGACTGGCTTATGAATTTCTTATGTAGCAATTGATATGCCCACATTATTTATGATGCTTATCGCTCGGGTTTGACACATCCCCCTTCTGTTGTCTTGGCATTTGTCACTTGATGCAAATGTATGCgcatataatttgtatttgtgctGATACACATTTCAGAGATATCATGGCTCTTGAATAAACCAAATAGCGACGAAGAATAGAGCCTGCTAGCTGTGAATGATTGGTAACGATTTTTGGTTATCGCATTGCCTCCGTTAGAAATGTGTTTTATGGCTTGGAAGACcattttttaagccaaaattTATTGCGTTTTGAATCTGGTTCAGTGCCCCTATGATTCAAAAATTCCATAAATGGGTAATGTCATGATAATGTCTTATTTATAGGAGTAATTTCCTATATCCAATTTAGGCCAAGGCTTCCGAAAATAGGCTGgaatttcttatttataaaactctCGAAAACTTACCcccaaaaacaatttcaagCACGCAGTGCAGCGAAGCACACTGAGGAGCCAACcaaattggaaaatatttcaatgacTACTCTACTTttggagtgtgtgtgtgtcctaATCAAGAGCACACAACATAAAGGCTAATTGCACAAAGCCAATGCCAGCCATCCCCTACTATCCACATTCCAGCCCAGACAAAACCGAAGCGGTGGAATGGCCCCGAGCAGCCAAACAGGCGACTAATGAAGTGCCATCCATTGTTATTCTCAAACACGATAATGGATATTACGTATATATGTACTATACCCATATATATTCGTATAAtagcaaatttaattaaaaattgtgtacTCCGTACTTAACAAGATGGGGTGATTGGCCCACGCTACGTATACGTCATATTTGAACAATATTGGCAGCTGAGCTGTTGCTTCCgctttccaaaacaaaaacgataACAACAAGGGCGCGGGAAATAAGTCAAAGCACTGGGCCACTTTCACGTTCCTTCGCCGCCAAGTTTCCTTGACAAACAAAGCGGAAATTGATTGTATTaccagcaaaagcaacagcaacggccacggcaacggcaacgacAAGATACGTTGAGGGCAGCAAAGCATAAAGTAGCAATCGAGCATACGACCCCATGTACATGTTTTCGACGCCAGGACAATAAAAGTGGCGCCGATTTACCCTATCGGCTTAAGTTCCTCGTAAGCTCTAATGGCAGGGGCCTATAAGTTGGGCGTACTTTAGCATGGCTGAGTATGCACAAATTGATGTAAAATACGATTGATAAAAGAGGGCTGTAATCCCTGGGAAAGCTTGATGAGCTGATAAGAAGAGGTACATAATCCCTGATTTCCTGCTGCTGTATGGCTTTAAGGCTCAGGTCGatgcttatttaaatttattttaattttctcacTTGGAGTTTCTCAATTAAAATGATCAAGATTTATTGAGTTTAAGTTGATTTTTTCGTAATGTAATAGatagtatatataaatatttaaataaaaagctgCTCGTTTcagattaattatttttccttaacaaaaagctatacatttttaattatatgcGCAATATTAGACAGTATTGGGAATTCATAGGGAAAAAGGAACACTGGGTATGAAAGTATCCATTCATTTCTTCCCAGATCCAAAAGACTTCGTGTCTCGTCTGAAAGCCTTTTCCTTTCTCTTATTTCTTGTGCATAGCATTCTTTATGCAATTAAGCTGattatgtttttgttgctcAGCAAATTTGGCAATAATTGCGTGCCCCAAAAGAGGGTAGAAGTTTTCCGCCGCCCATTTTTTTGGGGCTGATTAAAAGTTTAGGGAAACAAGTTGAGGCAGGCAGGCAGCCGTCTGTGCGATGTCTAACTTTGAGTAGACTTTACTTAGTCCTGTCAGTGCAcaagtgtgtatgtgtgtgtttgggtgtGCCTGTATTGGTGCCTTGTCATTGGCAGCCCGGCTCATAATGCTTTTATGTTTCGGGCCGCCGGCATCGGCTTGCACAGGGAAATGAAAACTGTTGGAGCCAAGCTAATTCCATAATGAATTTCTCAAGTCTGGCCACAGGCAAAACATGCCTATGTGCACaagtatataatttataaacatataatcGATATTGTTTCACAATTTATTGGCAGCCATGTCGGGGTAATGGCTTTTGGTTTTCCGACAAACTTATTTAAGGATCGAATGGCAAGTAAATGGAAAAATTGGAATGACCTAAACAGAGAAAATCCTATTTTTGGCCTAACCCACTTTGGTAAGAACCAAAAATGGACTAAAGAAAATGGAATTTAGTAATCTAGTATTTGAAATTTactgaattaaaatttaacgaaaaaataaatacatactcTTAGCTCAATTTTTTGGTTATAATAATGATGAAGAATTAACTGAAGTAAAGGACTTTATcattataaagaaaataagaaatttgcaattatttaatgaatcGAAAATATAGCTGAATGCAGAACTAGCTATTCAGTCATTTTAAATCTACAGactatttaactaaaatacaATGGGCTTATTCAAACTGCAGTATCAAGTTAGCATATCCCCTTCACAGGTTTTCAAACTTTTATTGCGAATTTCGAAGCACACTTATACCAAGTTAAACTTTCGCAACTCCACTTGGCAATTCTTTTATGTCATAACTTCACCCCGAAAGGCCACTTCACACGGAAACACCCCTACAAAGCCGTTCGTAGACACAAAGTATCTCGACTTCAAGAGCTCACATTTCAATTCGGtagtttctttatttcttgttctagacaaaggcaaaaaaatgaaacttttcgTTATAACCAACGACTCGCACTTAATGGCTATTTATATGATTAAAAAGTTGAGTATGCAGGAAATTAGCTGAAAATTTATGATATG contains:
- the LOC128253791 gene encoding uncharacterized protein LOC128253791 isoform X2, which gives rise to MGCNTSQELKTKDGSAIDAVSNGDAEPSAPPLDGESSSKSSANNHTNHAKSSSIISNGDAKAANGGGGVGGGSGKSEATNGIDRPCDKAAITELNDDDEDEEPEVEIHIPHHHHHHGSKKFRRNPLKNLDLDFKFDVNSF